From the genome of Gracilibacillus salitolerans, one region includes:
- the rpe gene encoding ribulose-phosphate 3-epimerase: MSTSTKIAPSILSADFSILKEEIGDVLEGGADYIHVDVMDGHFVPNITIGPLVLSAIRPVTDATLDVHLMIENPDRYIQDFIDAGADILTVHVEACTHLHRTIHMIKDAGVKPGVVINPATPVEMIKPIIKDVELVLFMTVNPGFGGQVFIPEVLDKVKQAVKWREELDLSFEIEVDGGVNEETAKQCVEAGVDVLVAGSAIFNEKDRASAIQKIRN, from the coding sequence ATGAGTACGAGTACGAAAATAGCACCATCGATTTTATCAGCAGATTTTTCGATTTTAAAAGAAGAGATTGGAGATGTATTAGAAGGGGGAGCAGACTATATACATGTGGATGTAATGGATGGCCATTTTGTACCAAACATTACGATCGGACCTTTAGTATTATCTGCTATTCGCCCTGTAACAGATGCAACACTTGATGTACATCTCATGATTGAAAATCCTGATCGCTATATTCAAGATTTTATTGATGCTGGTGCAGATATCTTAACGGTTCATGTTGAAGCATGTACTCATTTACACCGAACAATACATATGATTAAAGATGCTGGTGTTAAGCCAGGTGTTGTCATTAATCCGGCAACACCGGTCGAAATGATTAAACCAATTATTAAAGATGTGGAACTCGTTCTATTTATGACAGTTAACCCTGGTTTTGGTGGTCAAGTTTTTATACCAGAAGTGTTAGATAAAGTAAAACAAGCTGTAAAATGGCGTGAAGAACTAGATTTATCATTTGAAATTGAAGTAGATGGTGGCGTGAATGAAGAAACAGCAAAACAATGTGTAGAAGCAGGTGTAGACGTATTGGTAGCTGGTAGTGCCATATTTAATGAAAAAGACCGCGCATCAGCTATTCAAAAAATCAGAAATTAA
- the pknB gene encoding Stk1 family PASTA domain-containing Ser/Thr kinase produces the protein MLEGKVLNERYEIIKLIGGGGMANVYLGNDTILERQVAIKVLRLEYANDEEFITRFHREAQAATSLSHPNIVNIFDVGEEDQIYYMVMEYVDGMTLKQYIQLHAPIEVEEVIEIMTQITSAISHAHDNGLIHRDIKPQNILIDPYGQIKVTDFGIAIALSATALTQTNSVLGSVHYLSPEQARGGKANRKSDIYSLGIVLFELLTGQLPFSGQSAVSIALKHLQSETPSVKEFNPRVPQSVENIVLKSTAKDPFHRYQEVYEMEDNLTHALDPNQLNVARFQPPNSGDTITKAIPIVKDETNIKNTPVDEETTMVTNNKDQEEPKEKKKKKRKKTFIWVTSLFIILFGAILLALFVLPSLFQPKDVEIPDVSGYSYEEALQELENLKLNVIKEEDHDEDVKENHVIETYPRPNETVKEGKDITVYVSSGPETVVIDDYVGNDYERIEEILLEDGFNDVKFYEEFSDRPVGEIIAQYQPSPGDEVVPRDTNVIFEISKGPEKITLNRLVGLDVDEATDYLTDRDLSADIQEVHHDEVEEGYVIEQNPSANEEVEKGEVVKLTVSKGPEPKSQITHTESFTIPYTGEVNEETDEPEPQEVSIYVEDVNNRISELYQEVEMITEDTTFKIELTIAPDDEATYKVIRDDDLVIEKTILYEDVEGE, from the coding sequence ATTACGTTTAGAATATGCCAATGATGAAGAGTTTATTACAAGATTCCATCGGGAAGCACAAGCAGCTACAAGCCTATCCCATCCGAATATCGTGAATATCTTTGATGTGGGAGAAGAAGATCAGATATATTATATGGTAATGGAATACGTAGATGGGATGACGTTAAAGCAATACATACAATTGCATGCTCCGATAGAAGTAGAGGAAGTAATAGAAATTATGACGCAAATTACTTCTGCTATTTCACATGCACATGATAATGGTTTAATTCACCGGGATATCAAACCGCAAAACATTTTAATTGATCCTTATGGCCAAATAAAGGTGACTGATTTCGGCATTGCGATTGCATTAAGCGCAACAGCTCTGACACAAACCAACTCTGTTTTAGGATCAGTACATTATTTATCACCAGAGCAAGCACGAGGCGGGAAAGCTAATCGTAAATCGGATATATATTCTTTAGGAATTGTATTATTTGAATTATTAACGGGGCAGTTGCCATTTTCAGGCCAATCAGCCGTTTCGATCGCACTCAAACATTTACAATCTGAAACACCTTCAGTAAAGGAATTTAATCCAAGAGTTCCTCAATCAGTTGAGAATATCGTATTGAAGTCAACAGCAAAAGATCCTTTTCATCGTTATCAGGAAGTTTATGAAATGGAAGATAATTTAACACACGCATTAGATCCAAATCAACTTAATGTGGCTAGATTCCAACCGCCGAACTCAGGCGATACGATTACAAAAGCCATACCGATAGTGAAGGATGAAACTAATATAAAGAACACCCCAGTTGATGAAGAGACCACAATGGTAACCAATAATAAAGACCAAGAAGAACCAAAAGAAAAGAAAAAGAAAAAGCGTAAAAAAACGTTTATATGGGTTACGAGTTTATTTATCATTTTGTTCGGGGCCATTTTGCTAGCATTATTTGTGTTACCTAGTTTATTTCAACCGAAAGATGTGGAGATTCCAGACGTTTCTGGTTATAGCTATGAGGAAGCACTTCAAGAATTAGAAAATTTAAAATTAAATGTGATTAAGGAAGAAGATCACGATGAAGATGTGAAAGAAAACCATGTGATCGAAACATATCCGCGTCCAAATGAAACAGTAAAAGAAGGTAAAGATATTACCGTTTATGTCAGTTCAGGACCGGAAACGGTTGTTATCGATGATTATGTTGGCAATGATTATGAACGTATTGAAGAGATCCTTCTTGAGGATGGATTTAATGATGTCAAGTTCTATGAAGAATTCTCGGATCGCCCAGTAGGAGAAATTATTGCACAGTATCAACCTTCTCCAGGAGATGAGGTAGTACCTCGAGATACAAATGTTATCTTTGAGATTAGCAAAGGTCCAGAAAAAATAACATTAAACAGATTGGTCGGTCTAGATGTAGATGAAGCAACAGATTATTTAACAGATAGGGATCTTTCCGCTGATATACAAGAAGTACACCATGATGAAGTAGAAGAAGGTTATGTCATTGAGCAAAACCCCTCTGCGAATGAAGAGGTAGAGAAGGGTGAAGTTGTAAAGCTAACGGTATCCAAAGGACCTGAGCCAAAATCACAAATTACTCATACCGAATCATTTACCATACCATATACTGGTGAAGTTAATGAGGAAACAGATGAACCAGAACCTCAAGAAGTCAGTATCTATGTAGAAGATGTCAATAACCGTATTTCAGAATTATATCAAGAAGTAGAAATGATTACAGAGGATACAACGTTTAAGATCGAATTGACGATTGCTCCTGATGACGAAGCAACTTATAAAGTGATCCGAGATGATGATCTCGTCATTGAGAAAACAATATTATATGAAGATGTAGAGGGTGAGTAG
- the rsgA gene encoding ribosome small subunit-dependent GTPase A, translating into MPKGKIVKALSGFYYVQYEGGLVQCRGRGNFRQKKITPLVGDYVDFEYRDKKEGYVLAIEERDNQLTRPPIANVDQAIIVTSVKEPGLSLTLLDKFLVMVESKAISPLLFFTKMDLLKDQESVLIKDKLAYYKKIGYTVEFLSTKDKEVNQQLSAYLNNKVSVFAGQSGVGKTSLLNRIIPGLQLETDNISESLGRGKHTTRHVELIPFEEGLIADTPGFSALDFKEIQLEELPRCFPEFVDIQDQCKFRGCMHIKEPKCAVKEALDHKEILEDRYQNYLQFVEEIKNRKPRY; encoded by the coding sequence ATGCCAAAAGGTAAAATTGTCAAGGCGCTTAGTGGTTTTTATTATGTTCAATATGAAGGTGGTCTTGTCCAATGCCGTGGTAGAGGGAACTTTCGCCAAAAAAAGATCACCCCTCTTGTTGGCGACTATGTAGATTTCGAATACCGTGATAAAAAAGAAGGCTATGTTTTAGCTATAGAGGAACGTGATAATCAATTAACACGTCCTCCGATAGCTAATGTTGACCAGGCCATTATTGTCACATCTGTCAAAGAACCTGGTCTAAGTCTTACACTCTTAGATAAATTTCTCGTAATGGTTGAGTCCAAAGCCATTAGCCCATTATTGTTTTTTACTAAGATGGATTTGCTTAAGGACCAAGAATCTGTTCTTATAAAAGATAAACTTGCTTATTACAAAAAAATCGGTTATACAGTAGAGTTTCTCTCTACCAAAGATAAGGAAGTTAATCAACAATTATCAGCGTACTTAAATAATAAAGTTTCTGTTTTTGCAGGGCAATCAGGTGTTGGAAAGACATCGCTTTTGAACAGAATTATACCTGGTTTACAGTTGGAGACAGACAACATTTCAGAAAGTTTAGGTAGAGGTAAGCATACTACTCGACATGTGGAACTGATTCCCTTTGAAGAAGGCTTAATTGCTGACACACCTGGCTTTAGTGCGTTAGATTTTAAAGAAATTCAACTAGAAGAATTACCAAGGTGTTTTCCGGAATTCGTTGATATACAAGACCAATGTAAATTCAGAGGATGTATGCATATTAAAGAGCCTAAATGTGCGGTTAAAGAAGCATTAGATCATAAGGAGATCTTAGAAGATCGGTACCAAAATTATTTGCAATTTGTAGAAGAAATAAAAAATAGAAAGCCGAGGTATTAA